One Ferribacterium limneticum genomic window, AGGACATGCATACCGTGGCCGAAAAATCCGGGATCGTTTTCTGATGTCGCGCATAAAGACCGCTTTTGACCGGCTCAACGCCGAAGGCCGCAAGGCGCTGATTCCCTTCATTACCGCCGGTGATCCCGATGCCGCACTGACCCTGCCGCTCATGCAGGCGCTCGTCGAGGCCGGTGCCGACGTGATCGAACTCGGCGTGCCGTTCTCCGACCCCATGGCCGATGGCCCGACCATCCAGCGCGCTTCCGAGCGCGCCCTGGCCAAGGGCATGACGCTGCGCAAGGTTATGCAACTGGTTGTCGAATTCCGCAAGACTGATGACAAGACGCCGGTCGTGTTGATGGGTTACGCCAATCCGATCGAGGCGATGGGCCTTGAGAAGTTTGCCGAGAAGGCCGCACAGTCTGGGGTCGATGGTGTTCTCGTCGTCGATTATCCGCCGGAAGAGGCGGCCAACTTTGGCGCCGCGATGAAGGCGCACGGCATGGATCCGATCTTCCTGCTGGCCCCGACTTCCAACGCCGAGCGCATCGCCCAGGTGGCCGAAATTGCCAGTGGTTACGTCTATTACGTCTCGCTGGCCGGCGTAACCGGTTCCGGTGCCCTGAATGTCGAGGCGGTGGCTGAGCGTCTGCCGCTGATCCGCGAAAAGACTGGCCTGCCGGTTGGTGTCGGTTTTGGCATCCGTGACGCGTCGACCGCAGCACGCATTGCCGCTATCGCCGACGCCGTCGTTGTCGGCAGCCGGATTATCGAAGAAATTGAAAAATCGACGGCGGAAACAGCCTGCGCCAATGTGAAAGCCTTGGTTGCAGACATTCGTCGCGGTGTGGATGAGGTGAAAAAATGAGCTGGCTGACCAAACTGCTGCCCCCCAAGATCAAGCGTGAGCAAGGCGCCCAGCGCCGCGGCAACCTGCCCGAAGGCCTGTGGAGCAAGTGCCCGTCCTGCGAGGCTGTGCTCTACGCGACTGATCTCGAAAACAACCTTCAGGTTTGTCCGAAATGCGGCCACCACAACCGGCTGAATGCCCGCCAGCGCCTCGAGGTCCTGCTCGATGCCGAGGGCCGTTTCGAGATCGGTGCCGAGGTGTTGCCGGTCGATAGCCTGAAATTCAAGGACTCCAAGCGTTACCCGGATCGTCTGATGGATGCCAACGAGTCGAGCGGTGAAAGCGATTCGCTGGTTGTCCTGCAAGGCGCCATCAAGACCATGCCGGTTGTCGCTGCTGCCTTCGAGTTCGACTTCATGGGCGGTTCGATGGGCTCCGTGCTCGGTGAGCGCTTCGTGCGCGGCGTGCAA contains:
- the trpA gene encoding tryptophan synthase subunit alpha; this translates as MSRIKTAFDRLNAEGRKALIPFITAGDPDAALTLPLMQALVEAGADVIELGVPFSDPMADGPTIQRASERALAKGMTLRKVMQLVVEFRKTDDKTPVVLMGYANPIEAMGLEKFAEKAAQSGVDGVLVVDYPPEEAANFGAAMKAHGMDPIFLLAPTSNAERIAQVAEIASGYVYYVSLAGVTGSGALNVEAVAERLPLIREKTGLPVGVGFGIRDASTAARIAAIADAVVVGSRIIEEIEKSTAETACANVKALVADIRRGVDEVKK
- the accD gene encoding acetyl-CoA carboxylase, carboxyltransferase subunit beta, with protein sequence MSWLTKLLPPKIKREQGAQRRGNLPEGLWSKCPSCEAVLYATDLENNLQVCPKCGHHNRLNARQRLEVLLDAEGRFEIGAEVLPVDSLKFKDSKRYPDRLMDANESSGESDSLVVLQGAIKTMPVVAAAFEFDFMGGSMGSVLGERFVRGVQTAVEHKMPFICITASGGARMQEGLFSLMQMAKTTASLTKLSEAGLPFISILTDPTMGGVSASFAFVGDVVIAEPKALIGFAGPRVIEQTVRETLPEGFQRSEFIMEKGAIDMIVDRRELRDQVARVLALLLKLPAAA